ATCCATAATTACCATGACCATCTTTAACATTATTTGCTACTACTGATGGTTCTTCTCCTGCATTAGAAACTATTTGACGTAAAGGAGCTTCCATAGCTCTTAATGCTACTTTTATTCCCATATTTTGATCTTCATTTTGACCAGTTAAATTCATTAATTTTGCTGCTACACGTACTAAAGCAACTCCACCTCCAGCTACTACACCTTCTTCTACAGCAGCTCTTGTAGCATGTAATGCATCTTCTACTCTAGCTTTTTTTTCTTTCATTTCTACTTCAGTAGCTGCACCAACTTTTAATACTGCAACTCCTCCTGCTAATTTAGCTACTCTTTCTTGAAGTTTTTCACGATCATAATCAGAAGTTGCTTCGTCTATTTGTTGTCTTATTTGATTTACTCTTCCTGATATATTTGCTTGTTTTCCCATACCATCTATAATTGTTGTTGTATCTTTATTAATAACAATACGTTTTGCTTGTCCAAGATCATCTAATGTTACTTTTTCTAATTCTAAACCAATTTCTTCTGAAATAACATTACCACCTGTAAGTATAGCAATATCTTGTAACATAGCTTTACGACGATCTCCAAACCCAGGTGCTTTAACTGCAGCAACTTTTACTACTCCACGCATAGTATTAACAACTAAAGTTGCTAATGCTTCACCATCAACATCTTCAGCTATAATTAATAAAGATTTACTAGATTTTGCAACTATTTCTAGAATAGGTAAAATTTCTCTAATATTTGAAAGTTTTTTGTCTACTAAAAGTATATATGGATTATCAAGTTCTACAGTACCTGAATCTGATTTATTAATAAAATAAGGTGATAAATATCCTCTATCAAATTGCATACCTTCTACAACATCTAATTCATCTTGTAACCCAGTTCCTTCTTCTACTGTAATAACTCCTTCTTTTCCAACTCTTTTCATAGCTTGAGCAATTAAATCACCTACAGTTTCATCTGCATTTGCAGAAATAGTTCCTACTTGAGCTATAGATTTGGAATTAGAACAAGGTACTGAAATAATTTTTAATTCTTCAACAGCAGCTATAACAGCTTTATCTATCCCTCTTTTTAAATCCATAGGATTCATACCAGCAGCAACTGCTTTTAAGCCTTCACTAACAATAGATTGAGCTAATACACTTGCTGTAGTTGTACCATCACCTGCTACATCATTAGCTTTAGAAGCAACTTCCTTGACCATTTGTGCTCCCATATTTTCAAATTTATCTTCTAATTCTATTTCTCTAGCAACTGTTACTCCATCTTTAGTTATAGCTGGAGCACCAAATGATTTATCTAAAACTACATTTCTACCTTTAGGTCCAAGGGTAATTTTGACTGCATCTGCTAGTACGTTTACACCTCGTAACATTTTTACACGTGCGTCATTACCAAATTTTACGTCTTTAGCTGCCATTTTCAATATCCCTTAAATTAATTTTATATTAAAATTAAATATATTTTTTATATTTGTTTATTTCATGATAATTTTATTATTTAACAATAGCTAAAATATCACTTTCAGACATTATTAAAATTTCCTCATTATCAATTTTTTCTGTTTTTACACTATAACCATCATTAAATATAATAATATCACCTTTTCTTACATCTAATGGTTTTACTGTCCCATTATCTAAAATACGTCCTTTTCCTACTGCTAATACTTCTCCTCGAGTAGATTTACCTGCAGCAGAACCTGTTAAAACAATTCCACCAGCAGATTTAGATTCAACTTCTTTTCTTTTTACAATAACACGATCATGTAATGGACGAATATTCATTTAATGATTCTCCTTTTAAGAAGTTTATTCAATATTTTTTAAATTAATTATAATTTATTTCAATTAATGTGATCTGAAAGATAAGGACATATTTTATATGTTTCAAGGTCTTTTTAAAAAATTTTTATTTTTTTAATTATAATTTTTTTATAAATAAATATATATTTTAATTATTATTATGTTTTAATATAAAAAATATTGACGTTTCATTATAAATATTGGCATAATATAAATTAATTTTATATGTTTGTATTATTGCCCGGATAGCTCAGTTGGTAGAGCAGTGGACTGAAAATCCCCGTGTCGGTGGTTCAATTCCACCTTCGGGCATTTTTTTTGTAAAAAATTAAAAATTATGTTTTTATAATTTATTAATTTATAACAAGTTACAAACATGAAAGATTTTTCATGTTTGTATTAATTATCTATCTAAATAATCTTTAAAATAATTTTAAAAAATTTAATTTACTTTAATTAATATATTTTATATTTTTGTTAAAAAAATATAAAAAATTTTTTTATAACAAAATTTGTTTTTTACAATTAATAAATATGTAAATAATTTTTAAATTATTTTCAGATATAAAATTTTTATTAAAATAAAATTTGTAAATTTGATAATATTTAACAAATTTTATTTCTACATAACGGTCTAAAACTAAACATTTCTTTAAAAGTTTATAATTTTTTATATTAATACATTTTTTATTAATTGGTAAACTACCTAAACCTTTTACAGTAATTTTTTTATAAAAAGTATTTTTCTTTGTTTTAAAAATTAAATATTCAATTACTTTTTTAGCTCTTTTTTTAGATAAAGATATATTATAATTTTTTTTACCTAAATAATCAGAATGTCCTAAAATTAATAATTCAGTATTTGAAAATTTTTTATGATTTTTTTTATTAATAATTTTATCTAATGTTTTTTTTGTTTCTTTACGAAGATTAAAATCATCAAAATTAAAAAATACTTTAGATACTAAATTTTTATCATCATAATTATAATTTTTTTTATTTTTTATATTATCTATAAAATTTTTTATTGATGGTAAATTATATTTATGTGTATTAACAAATTTATAAAATATACTTATACTAAAAATAGAATTATTTGTTTTTTGACCTAAATTATTAATATTTTTATTTCCAATATCTTTTATCCATTGATATTCTAATCTAGATGACCAATTTTTATTTATTTTATATTCTCCACCTAAAGCAAATAATGGAGAAGCACTATAATATGTTTGATTAATGTTTGTATTATTATTATTATTTTGTTTATTAATTGTTTTAGCAAAGAAACCACCAAAACGACTATATAAGGACAATTTTTTAAAAATAGGAATTTTAATTTTAGTGCTTAATTGTAATCCTTTAGATTCAAAAAAATTATGAATATTTTGATTTTGAATATTTTTTCTAATTATTCCTAACCAATCAAATCCCATTTCAAAACTTAAAAAATTATTTTCCTGATATCCAAAAAAAAATCCAGGACTAATATTATTAAAATGAGTATAAGTTTGATTATCTATATCTTTACCTAATAATTTAATATTACTATATTGTGACCATCCTATTTTAGGACCAAAATACCAATAATTGTTATTAGACTCAGCATTTGCAATATTACAAATATTAGCTATAATCATGATTACAAAAAAAATAGTTATTTTTTTCATTTTTATTTAAACCTTTTATTATTAAAAATAATAATATTAAATTTTTATATTTTTTATAAATCTTAAATAAGATTTATATAATTTTCAAAATTAAAATATAATTATAATTAAAAAAAATATATTATTAATATAACATTTTTAAAAAATAATTTTTTATAATTATTTAAATTTTTTTTTAATAAAAAAAATACTTTTTTTATCTTTATTTAATCTAATTAAAGAATTTTCTAAGATATTATTTTTTAAAATAACTTGTATCCAAATTAAATTTTCTTTTATTTTTAATGATTTTAAAATTCTACTACCTTTTATAATTTCCCATTTATTTGTAATATTATTTTTTAATTCCAATAAATCTGTATATAAAGGTATAAATTTTGTTTCTCCTTCTAATAAAAATAAGATTTTATTTTTTTTATTTCGAAGTTTAAAACTATTAATTATTTCTTGTCCTAAATAACAACCTTTACTAAAACTAATAGCATTAAATTTTTCCATATTAATTTGTTGTGGTAAAAATAAATTACAATTATTAATATTATCAATAATAGGATATCCTATTTCCATATTAAATTTAATCCAATAATTAAAATTAGATAAATTAATTTTATTGTTAATAAAAAATTTTTTTAATAAAAAATTAGAATTTTTTTTTGATAAAATTATAAAATATTGATTATATTTATTACAAAATTTTAAAATAACATATTCTTTTATAAAAAATAATGTTTTTTTTTTTAAAAAAAAATCATTATTTTCAAATATGTTTGACATAATATTTTCTAAGTTTTTTCCTGATAATCCAAAAAAATTTTTTTTAAAATTTAAAATAATCTTAATATTATATATTAATAAATATTTTTTAATATCTTCTAAATATTTTTTAATTATATTTTTTTTTATAATACATTGATAAATATTGTCAAAATTTTTAAATATATAAATATTTATTAATACTCTTCCTTTAGAATTACAATGAAGAGCATGAAAAAATTTTTTATTATTATCTAATTTATTTATATCAATAGTTAATTGATTTTGTAAAAAAATTTTACTATTAGAACCTATAATAGTTATTAACTGTAAATCATTTAAATTAATTAATTTAAGTAATTTACAAGAATTATTTTTTTTATTTAAATTAAAAAATTTATTTAAATTTAACATTTTTTTTATAAAAAATTTTATTTTATATATATATATAATAATTATTATGAAAATAATTGTTTATGTCTTTCTTGTAAAGAAAATATTTTATCTTTTAAATTATTTTTTATTATATTTATTGAGTTTATCGTAGCAATAGCTCCGTTGATAGTAGTATTATAATAAATATTATTTTGTAAAGCTAAAATACGAATTAATTTAGAATTTTTAATAGATTGTTTTGTTTCTGCAGTATTGATAATATAAGTATACTTTTTATTTTTTATAAAATTAACTATATTTGGAGCTTTTTCTTTTGGTTTTCTAACAGTTTTAACTAATAATTGAAATTTTTTTAAAAATTTTGCTGTTCCACATGTAGCTTCAATTTTAAAACCATATTGTATTAATTTTTTAACTAATGGAATAATAAATTTTTTGTCTTTATTTTTAATTGATATTAAAACAATACCATTTTTATTAATAGAAATTTTAGTTCCTAAAATTGCTTTATAAAATGCTTCAGAAAAAGAATTACCAATACCCATAACTTCTCCTGTAGATCTCATTTCAGGTCCTAAAATAGGATCCATATTATTAAATTTATTAAAAGGTAATACAACTTCTTTTACGGAAAAATATGGTGGAATAATCTCTTTTGTAAGACTTAAATTAGATAAAGATTTACCAACCATTATTAATGCTCCTATTTTTGCTAATGGAATATTTATTGCTTTAGAAATAAAAGGAATAGTTCTAGATGCTCTAGGATTAACTTCTATTAAATAAATTGTTTTTTTTTTTACAGCAAACTGAATATTTAGTAAACCACATACATTAATTTTTATAGCTATTTTTTTAGTTTGATTACGAATTTCATTTAAAATTTCTTTACTTAAAGTACGTGTTGGTAAAGAACAGGCAGAATCTCCAGAATGTATTCCTGCTTGTTCAATATGTTCCATAATACCTCCTATAAAAACATGTTTTTTATCACAAATAGCATCTACATCTACTTCTATTGCATTATCTAAAAATTTTTCTAATAAAATTATATGATTTTTTTTATTTTTTAAGAAAAAATAATTTTTTAATTCTTCTTTATCATATATTATTTCCATAAATTTTCCTCCTAAAACATAAGAAGGCCTAACTATAATAGGATAACCAATAATTTTTGCTTTTTCTAAAGCATTATTTAAATTTTTAACTACATAATTTATAGATTGTTTTAATTTTAAAGAATTAATAATATTTTGAAATTTTTCTCTATTTTCAGCAATATCAATATTAGATGGACTTGTACCTATAATAGGTACTCCTTCATTTTCTAATGATTGAGCTAAATTTAATGGAGTTTGTCCTCCATATTGTACTATAACTCCTTTAGGTTTTTCTATTCTTACAATTTCTAAAACATTTTCTAATGTAATAGGTTCAAAATATAAACGATCAGAAATATCATAATCAGTAGACACAGTTTCTGGATTACAATTAATAATAATTGTTTCAAAATTATTTTTTCTTAATATCATTGATGCATGAACACAGCAATAATCAAATTCAATTCCTTGCCCTATTCTATTAGGTCCACTTCCTAAAATAATAATTTTATTTTTATTATTACTAGGATTGGCTTCACATTCTGTTTCATATGTTGAATATATATATGCAGTATTAGTTTTAAATTCAGCAGAACATGTGTCTACTCTTTTATATACTGGATGAATATTATATTTATATCTTAAAATTCTTATTGTTTTTTCAGATACATTAACAAGATTAGATAATCTTCCATCAGAAAATCCTTTTTTTTTTAATTGATATAAATATTTTTTATTATATAAACAATTTATACCTAAAGATTGTATTTTATTTTCAATATCAACTAAATTTTTTATTTGATATAAAAACCACATATCTATGTGTGAATAATGATATATTTTTTCAATAGATATTTTTATTCTAAAAGCATCTGCAATAAATCTTATTCTATCTGGTCCTGGATTTTTAAGTTCTTGTATAATTAATTTTATATTTTTTTTATTTTTTAATAAATGTATTTTAGGTGTAAAACCATTAATACCTGTTTCTAAACTACATAATGCTTTTTGTATTGATTCTTGAAAAGACCTACCTATAGACATAATTTCTCCTATTGATTTCATTTGAGTTGTTAATTTATTGTCTACACAATGAAATTTTTCAAAATTAAATCTAGGTATTTTAGTAACTATATAATCAATAGATGGTTCAAAAGCTGCAGTAATATTATTACTTGTTATATCATTTACTAATTCATCTAGTGTATATCCAATAGATAATTTTGCAGATATTTTAGCAATAGGAAATCCTGTTGCTTTAGAAGCTAATGCAGAAGAACGTGAAACACGAGGATTCATTTCAATAACTATTAATTTTCCTGTAGTTGGATTTACAGCAAATTGAACATTTGCTCCTCCAGATTGAATACCTATATTTTCCAATATAGATATAGATGCATTTCGCATTATTTGATATTCTTTATCAGATAAAGTTTGCGCAGGTGCAACAGTAATTGAATCTCCAGTATGAATTCCCATTGGATCTACATTTTCAATAGAGCAAATAATAATACAATTACTATTTTTATCTCTTACAAGTTCCATTTCATATTCTTTCCATCCAATTAAAGATTCATCAATAATTAATTCATGATTAAAAGATAAATTTAATCCATTTTGACAAATTTTTTTAAATTCTTTAAAATTATATGCAATTCCGCCACCACTTCCTCCCATAGTAAATGATGGACGAATAATACATGGAAAACTAATTTTTTTAATACAATTTATAGCTTCATTCATATTATGAATAGTATAAGATAAAGGAATATTTAAACCTAAATTTTTTATAATATTTAAAAAAATAGAACGATTTTCTGCTTTATTTATACTATCTATTGTAATTCCAATTATTTCAACATTATTTTTTTCTAAAATATTATTTTTATTTAAACTTAAAACACAATTTAAAGCAGTTTGTCCTCCCATAGTAGGTAAAATAGCATCAGGTTTTTCTTTTTCTATAATTTTAGCAATTATTTTCCAATCCATAGGTTCTATATAAGTAGTATCAGCAACATCAGGATCTGTCATAATAGTAGCAGGATTGGAATTTACTAAAATTACATTATATCCTTCTTCTTTAAGAGCTTTACATGCTTGAGTACCAGAATAATCGAATTCACAAGCTTGTCCTATAATAATAGGACCTGATCCTAAAATCATAATATTTTTTATATCAGTACGTTTTGGCATTTTTATAATCTCTTATGTTTTATCATACGATATTTTTTAATTAATTTTATAAAATAATCAAATAAAATAGATGCGTCATGTGGCCCCGGACTTGCTTCAGGATGTCCTTGAAAACTAAAAGCAGATTTTTTAAGACAATGAATTCCTTGTATAGTATTATCAAATAATGATATATGTGTAATTTTTAAATTTTTAGAAATACTTTTTTTATCAATAGTAAATTGATGGTTTTGAGTAGTAATAAATACTTTATTATTTTTTAAATCTTTTACAGGATGATTACTTCCATGATGTCCTACATTCATTTTTTTAATTTTAGCTCCATTAGCAAGAGCTAATATTTGATGCCCAAAACAAATACCAAAAATTGGAATATTTGTTTTTAATATTTTTTTTATATTATCGATAATATAAGAACAAGGTGTAGGATCTCCTGGACCATTAGATAAAAAAATACCATCTGGGTCTAAAGAAATTATTTTTTTATAACTAGTAAAAGCAGAAATAACAGTAACTTTACATTTTTTATCTATAAATATTCTTAAAATATTTTTTTTAATACCAAAATCAAATGCCAAAATATGAATAGAATTTTTATTTAATTTTACTAATTTATGATTTCTACTTCCTTGTATCCAAGAATAATTTGCTTTAGTTGTAATTTTTTTTATTAAATCTAAACCTTTTAATCCATTAAAGTTATTAATTTTTTTTATAATATCTTTAAAATTAATTTTTTTTTTAGTAGATATAAGTGCTATTTTTTTTATTTTTTTATTACGTATTAATCTTGTTAAATAACGTGTATCTATTCCTTCAATAGCAACAACATTATTTTTTTTTAAAAATGGTTCTAATTCTCCTGTACTACGATAATTACTTGCTATTTTTGATAAATGATTGATAATAAGTCCTTTTAAATAAATTTTTGATGATTCATTATCTTCTAAATTAATACCTGTATTACCAATATGTGGATATGTTAAAATAACAATTTGTTCATAATATGAAGGATCAGTTATTATTTCTTGATATCCAGTCATTGAAGTATTAAATATTATTTCTCCTATAACTATGCCATTAATACCTATAGATTTACCAAAAAGTTTAGTTCCATCTTCCATAACTAATATTGCTTTATTATTCAAATTATTCTCCATAATTTATAATTATTTATAATAAATATAAATTTTAAATAAAAATTTATTATATTATTTTTACAAAAAAAATTTTATTTATTACAAATTATAAAATTTAAAAATAATATTTATGATTTAATAAAATAATTTGTAAATGAAATGTATAAAAAAATACAAATATAATTAGTTAATTATTTAAAAAAAATTTATAAAAATATAAAAATATAAAAATATTTTTTACTTAAGTAAAAAATAATATAAAATTATATAATTTTTTATTATAAAAAATTTTATTAAAATAAATAATATTTTTTGAAATTACTCTCTTTTAAAAAGAGAGTATATTTTTATTTAATTAAAGTTTTCATATGAGTCATATAACTTCTTAAAACATAACCTATTTTTTCAATAGGATGATTCCTAATATCATAATTTATATCACGTAAATAAACATTATTTATAGATTTATTATTATTATCTTTAATAATACCTAAATCTTCCCTAGTAATATTTTCCATAAATTTTTGTAATAAAAAAATTGCTTTATTTGTAAATAAATAATTACCATATTCAGCTGTGTCTGATATAACTTTATTCATTTCATATAATTTTTTTCTTGCAATAGTATTAGCAATCAAAGGTAATTCATGTAATGATTCATAATAAGCTGAAGCTGGAGATATTCCTGATTCTATCATTAATTCATATGATAATTCAATACTACTTTTAATAATAGAAGTCATAAAAATACCTTTATTAAAATAATCTTTTTCTTTTACACAATTACTTTTTTTTATTTTAACTTTTTCAAAATTATTATTTTGATATATTTCTCTCCATTTAATTAAATTTTTATTATTATTATTCCAATCTTTTATTAGATCTTGTGAAAATTTACCTGAAATTATATTATCAACATGTAATTTAAATAAAGGTTTTAATATTTTTTTTAAAACTAAGGATAATTCATAAGAACGTATTTTACTAAAATTATCTAATCTATCCATCATTAAACTAATTCCACCTTGTTTTAAGGCTTCTGTAATATGTTCCCATCCAAATTGGATAAATTGTGAAGCATATGATGAATCAATATTAAATTTTAATAATTTATCAAATAATAAAATAGATGCTGTTTGTAACATTCCACATAAGACTGTTTGTTCACCTATTAAATCAGATTTTACTTCAGCAATAAAAGATGATTCTAATACACCAGCTTTATGACTACCAATAGATACTGCCCAAGCTTTAGCTATTTTAAAACTAGAATTAAAATTATCAGCATTTTGATGAACAGCAATTAAAGATGGAACACCAAAACCTCTTTTAAACTCTTCCCTTACTTCTGTTCCAGGACATTTTGGTGCTACCATAATTACTGAAACATTTTGAGAAATAATTTCACCTTCTTCTACAATATTAAAACCATGAGAATATCCTATTGTGGCTTTTTCTTTTATTAAATGTTTAATTTCTTTTAAAACATTATGATGATTTTTATCAGGAGTTAAATTAATTATTAAATCTGCTGTAGGTATTAATTCTTTATATGTACCAATTATAAAATTATTTACATAAGCTCTTTGCCAAGATTTATTTTTATTTTTTATAGATTCAATTTTTAATGCATAAGAGATATTTAATCCAGAATCTCTCATATTTAATCCTTGATTTAATCCTTGAGATCCACATCCTATAATAACAATTTTTTTATTTTTTAAATTATTAATACTATTAATAAATTCATTTGGCTGCATTAATCTACATTTTTGTAAATTTTTTAATTTTCTACGAAAATTTAAAGTATTAAAATAATTTTTCATTAAAATAATCCTATTTAATATATAAATTAATATTTAATTAGTTTAATAAATATTTTTTAAAAAAGTATTTATTAAATATGAATAAATATTATTTTAACATTTGTTTAAAAAAATTTATATATAACCTATATTAAAGATATTATATTTTTATTTATTTTATAAAAATAAAATAATTATTTAATTTTAAAATATTTAAATTTTTATTTATAAATACTTAATTTATTTTTATCTCTAGCGGCACCTTTATCAGCACTAGTTACTAAATAAGCATATGCTTTTAATGCAAAAGAAATTTTTCTTTTTCTTTTTAACATAGGAGTATAAGCTAAATTTTTTCTTTGTTCTTCTTTCTTTCTTCTATTTTTTAATACATTACTTGATACATCTAATGTTATAGATCTATCTGGGATATTAATTTTAATAATATCTCCATTTTGTATTAATGCAATTAAACCTTTATCTGCAGCTTCTGGAGAAATATGTCCTATAGATAAACCAGAAGTACCTCCTGAAAATCTTCCGTCCGTAATTAAAGCACAATTTTTATCTAATTTCATCGATTTTAAATAAGAAGTAGGATATAACATTTCTTGCATTCCTGGTCCTCCTTTTGGTCCTTCATATCTTATGACGACTATATCACCTGAAAAAATTTTTTTATTTAAAATTGCATATATTGCTGATTCTTGACTTTCATATACTTTTGCTTTTCCTGTAAAAATCATTAATTTTTTATATACACTAGCAGTTTTAACAACACACCCATCTTTAGCAAGATTACCATATAAAACAGCTAATCCTCCATCTTTACTAAAAGCATATTTATATGAACGTATACATCCTTTTTTTCTATCATTATCTAAATCATTCCATATTTTATTTTGTGAAAAAGGTTTTGTAGTTTTACTATTACCAGGAGCGGAACAAAAAAATTTTTTTATTTTTAAACTTTTATTAATTATAATATCATATTTTTTTATTGTATCTTCTATACTTAATCCTAAAATATTTTTAACATTTTTATGTATTAAGTTTATTCTATTTAATTCTCCTAAAATTCCCATAACTCCACCAGCTCTATGAAAATCTTCCATATAAAATTTATTTGTACTAGGAGAAACTTTACACAACCATGGTATTCTTTTTGATAATTTATCTATCGTTTTAAGATTAAAAATTATATTAGTTTCTTGAGCTAATGCCAACATATGTAAAATTGTATTTGTAGAACCACCCATAGCAATGTCTAACATAATTGCATTTTCAAATGATTTTTGACTTGCAATATTTCTTGGTAAAAAATCTATATTATTCTTTTCATAATATTTTTTTGTAATTTCCACTATTTTATGTGCTGATTTGATACATAATTTTTTACGATTTTTATGTGTAGCTAATAAAGAACCATTTCCTGGTAATGATAAACCTAAAACTTCTACTATACAATTCATTGAATTAGCTGTAAACATTCCAGAACAAGAACCACATGTTGGACATGCATTAAGTTCTATATTTTTAATATGATTATCTGATCTATTTAAATCAGCCGATTGAATCATTGCATCAACTAAATTAATTTTAGTAATTTTTTTTTTATTTTCAATATTTATAATTTTACCAGCTTCCATCGGTCCTCCTGATATAAATACACTAGGTATATTTAAACGTAAGCTAGCCATTAACATTCCTGGAGTAATTTTATCACAATTAGATATACAAATTATTGAATCTACACAATGAGCATTTATAACATATTCTATTGAATCAGCAATAAGTTCTCTAGAAGGTAGAGAATATAACATACCATCATGTCCCATAGCTATACCATCATCAATTGCTATTGTATTAAATTCTTTTGGTATCGCTCCTTTTTTTTTTATTTCTTTAGAAATTATTTTACTTAATTCTTTTAAATGTATATGTCCAGGAACAAATTCTGAAAAAGAATTAACTATAGCAATAATAGGTTTATTAAAATCTTTATTATTCATGCCTGTTGCTCTCCAAAGAGAACGAGCTCCAGCCATATTACGACCTTTTGTTGTTGTAAACGAACGATAAATAGGCATATTTCACTTCTTTTTTTTAATAATAAATAACTATAAATTAATATGATCTAACCAATTCCATTTATCTTGTATTTTTCCTGTGAATAAATATAGAAATTCTTTTTGTATTTTTTTTGTAATTTTTCCTCTTTTACCATTGTTTATTAATATACCATCTATACTACAAACAGGAATAATTTCAGCTGCTGTTCCAGTTAAAAATATTTCGTCAGCTAAGTATAAAAATTCTCTTAATATAAGAGATTCTTTTATTTTCAAATTAATATTTTTAGCTATTTTTAGAACAGAGTCTCTTGTAATTCCTGGTAGAATAGATGAAGTTAGTGGAGGAGTAAATAAAATTTTATTTTTAATAATAAATATATTTTCTCCAGCTCCTTCAGAAACAAATCCTAAACTATCTAATGCTATTCCTTCATCATATCCATTTCTTCTAGCTTCACTACTTATTAATAAAGAAGATAAATAATTACCACCTGCTTTTGCTAAACTAGGTATAGTATTAGGTTTTATTTTATTCCAGGTAGATATCATTGTTCTAATTCCATTATTTTTTGCATTATTACCAAGATAATTTTCCCATAAAAATGCGCTAATCATTATATCTGCATAATAATTTTTAGGAGGATTAATGCCTAAACCCACATCTCCTATAAATATTAAAATTCTAATATAGGCTTCTTTTAATTTATTAATATTAATTATTGTATGAACAGCATTAATTATTTCTTTTATAGTAAATTTTAATG
Above is a genomic segment from Enterobacteriaceae endosymbiont of Donacia dentata containing:
- a CDS encoding branched-chain amino acid transaminase, producing MSIKKTNFIWLNGDIIKWEDAKISVMTHALHYGTSVFEGIRCYKSYKGSVIFRHEDHINRLYNSAKIYRFPLKFTIKEIINAVHTIININKLKEAYIRILIFIGDVGLGINPPKNYYADIMISAFLWENYLGNNAKNNGIRTMISTWNKIKPNTIPSLAKAGGNYLSSLLISSEARRNGYDEGIALDSLGFVSEGAGENIFIIKNKILFTPPLTSSILPGITRDSVLKIAKNINLKIKESLILREFLYLADEIFLTGTAAEIIPVCSIDGILINNGKRGKITKKIQKEFLYLFTGKIQDKWNWLDHINL
- the ilvD gene encoding dihydroxy-acid dehydratase, whose product is MPIYRSFTTTKGRNMAGARSLWRATGMNNKDFNKPIIAIVNSFSEFVPGHIHLKELSKIISKEIKKKGAIPKEFNTIAIDDGIAMGHDGMLYSLPSRELIADSIEYVINAHCVDSIICISNCDKITPGMLMASLRLNIPSVFISGGPMEAGKIINIENKKKITKINLVDAMIQSADLNRSDNHIKNIELNACPTCGSCSGMFTANSMNCIVEVLGLSLPGNGSLLATHKNRKKLCIKSAHKIVEITKKYYEKNNIDFLPRNIASQKSFENAIMLDIAMGGSTNTILHMLALAQETNIIFNLKTIDKLSKRIPWLCKVSPSTNKFYMEDFHRAGGVMGILGELNRINLIHKNVKNILGLSIEDTIKKYDIIINKSLKIKKFFCSAPGNSKTTKPFSQNKIWNDLDNDRKKGCIRSYKYAFSKDGGLAVLYGNLAKDGCVVKTASVYKKLMIFTGKAKVYESQESAIYAILNKKIFSGDIVVIRYEGPKGGPGMQEMLYPTSYLKSMKLDKNCALITDGRFSGGTSGLSIGHISPEAADKGLIALIQNGDIIKINIPDRSITLDVSSNVLKNRRKKEEQRKNLAYTPMLKRKRKISFALKAYAYLVTSADKGAARDKNKLSIYK